From Nitratidesulfovibrio vulgaris str. Hildenborough, a single genomic window includes:
- the nadD gene encoding nicotinate (nicotinamide) nucleotide adenylyltransferase produces the protein MHHIGLLGGSFNPVHIGHVRLAVEIAETLRPQRLDLVPCAIPPHKPHRSLLPFDLRYEMLTAATRAFPTLQVNPIERSRPGPSYTWDTLAAYAQVEPEARLFFVLGGEDFHTLPHWHRGRELPLLADMVVVPRAGADRGAFMTTTREYWPEARPDDACTAPGSIAYSLPGGTRLIYLPLPRLDISASLVRDKWMAGRDISLLVPDAVKAIMRDNAETLAACWGGDDSAMPEATR, from the coding sequence ATGCATCATATAGGTCTGCTTGGGGGCAGCTTCAACCCCGTGCACATAGGACATGTGCGTCTGGCCGTGGAGATTGCAGAGACCTTGCGCCCGCAGCGCCTCGACCTCGTGCCGTGCGCCATTCCCCCGCACAAGCCGCACCGCAGCCTGCTGCCCTTCGACCTGCGCTACGAAATGCTCACTGCGGCTACGCGGGCGTTTCCGACGTTGCAGGTCAACCCCATCGAACGCTCGCGCCCGGGGCCGTCCTACACATGGGACACCCTCGCAGCCTATGCACAGGTCGAGCCCGAGGCCCGACTCTTCTTCGTGCTGGGCGGCGAAGACTTCCACACACTGCCCCACTGGCACCGGGGACGCGAGTTGCCACTGCTGGCCGACATGGTCGTTGTGCCTCGCGCCGGGGCCGACCGGGGGGCCTTCATGACCACCACCCGCGAGTACTGGCCAGAAGCCCGCCCCGACGACGCCTGCACCGCCCCCGGAAGCATCGCCTACAGCCTGCCGGGGGGCACAAGGCTCATCTACCTGCCCCTGCCACGTCTCGACATCAGCGCGTCGCTGGTACGTGACAAATGGATGGCGGGACGAGACATTTCGCTGCTCGTACCGGATGCCGTGAAAGCCATCATGCGCGACAATGCGGAAACGCTCGCAGCATGCTGGGGGGGCGACGACAGCGCGATGCCGGAGGCCACCAGATGA
- a CDS encoding tetratricopeptide repeat protein → MMTSAAPKPVRENIARAKAYLRRDDLPRSMAAMATALRELKGTRLIGQARFETEVNIHEYVTELNRHQAVRRFFEAQGVLSTPFVTYAKGAETELAERLESIRAGFEKDVAAHAAQHAAKVAHRKEALLRSGQEKLDAGDAPRGRSFLKRAADEFGHEAGVLTDIGQRLQRAGLLFEAAEMFENAIAAFPKDGHAHAGVVAAYMGLQEYPKAEMAYTRALKQFGTHPKTLVNMARMYLAWRKRDEAWTHIQRALQLAPGDAEAKALLAEIEGRGSRR, encoded by the coding sequence ATGATGACATCCGCCGCCCCGAAACCTGTTCGGGAGAACATCGCCCGCGCCAAGGCGTACCTCCGGCGCGACGACCTTCCACGCTCGATGGCGGCCATGGCCACCGCCCTGCGCGAACTCAAGGGGACCCGCCTCATCGGACAGGCGCGCTTCGAGACCGAAGTGAACATTCATGAGTACGTCACCGAGTTGAACAGGCATCAGGCTGTGCGTCGCTTCTTCGAAGCGCAGGGAGTGCTGTCCACCCCCTTTGTCACCTATGCCAAGGGTGCCGAGACCGAACTTGCCGAAAGACTGGAGAGCATCCGCGCCGGCTTCGAAAAGGATGTGGCGGCACATGCCGCACAACATGCCGCCAAGGTCGCCCACCGCAAAGAGGCGCTTCTGCGCAGCGGGCAGGAGAAACTCGACGCCGGGGATGCACCCCGGGGCCGCAGCTTTCTCAAACGGGCAGCGGATGAATTCGGTCACGAGGCCGGGGTTCTCACCGACATCGGGCAACGGCTTCAGCGGGCGGGTCTGCTTTTCGAGGCGGCGGAGATGTTCGAAAACGCCATCGCCGCCTTCCCCAAGGACGGACATGCCCACGCCGGGGTCGTGGCAGCCTACATGGGGCTGCAGGAATACCCGAAAGCCGAGATGGCCTACACCAGAGCCCTCAAGCAATTCGGAACCCACCCCAAGACCCTCGTCAACATGGCGCGCATGTACCTTGCATGGCGCAAGCGCGACGAAGCGTGGACGCACATCCAGCGTGCCTTGCAGCTGGCCCCCGGGGATGCCGAGGCGAAAGCCCTGCTGGCTGAAATCGAGGGGCGGGGCAGCCGCCGATAG
- a CDS encoding glycosyltransferase family 9 protein, producing MNVTTDSWVVFRLSALGDVVLTTGVLDYWHRRRGWRFTVVTRKAWVGVFEGHPAIDGVVGLENADLALPRLLRIYLESAARHAGKGLLDLHGTLRSRLLAMLWRGPVRRYPKLPVARRLFLRSGGRLCGDTLRRWNVTQRYALAVESEAPARSALLPRIYLTDAEVSAGARFASQVPGQGPLVALHPYATHPDKAWIPDSWTKLAAALRERGVRCCVIGQGTPSSLGPDVVDFTGKTSLRESCALLAAADVLVTGDSGPMHLAGAVGTPVVALFGPTTREWGFFPEGPHDVVLEPDMPCRPCSLHGSRRCRETVGCMARLSPETVVAAVMGVLGRDAADDVAAVAKGAAGR from the coding sequence ATGAACGTGACTACCGATTCATGGGTCGTGTTCCGTCTGAGCGCCCTTGGTGACGTCGTCCTCACGACCGGTGTGCTCGACTACTGGCACAGGCGGCGCGGATGGCGTTTCACCGTGGTGACGCGCAAGGCATGGGTGGGGGTGTTCGAAGGTCATCCCGCCATCGATGGTGTCGTCGGACTCGAGAATGCCGACCTTGCCCTGCCCCGGTTGCTTCGTATCTACCTTGAAAGCGCCGCCCGCCATGCGGGGAAGGGGTTGCTCGACCTGCACGGTACGCTCCGCTCTCGCCTTCTCGCCATGCTATGGCGTGGTCCGGTGAGGCGGTACCCGAAACTCCCGGTAGCCCGAAGGCTGTTCCTGCGGTCTGGCGGAAGGCTCTGCGGTGATACGCTGCGTCGCTGGAACGTCACGCAACGGTATGCGCTCGCTGTGGAATCCGAGGCCCCTGCCCGGTCGGCACTGCTGCCTCGCATCTATCTGACGGATGCCGAGGTCTCGGCAGGTGCCCGGTTCGCGTCGCAGGTACCGGGACAAGGTCCGCTTGTGGCCTTGCACCCTTACGCGACACACCCGGACAAGGCGTGGATTCCCGATAGCTGGACGAAGTTGGCCGCCGCCTTGCGTGAGAGGGGGGTGCGGTGCTGCGTCATCGGGCAGGGTACCCCTTCGTCCCTTGGGCCGGATGTGGTCGATTTCACCGGTAAAACGAGCCTGCGGGAAAGCTGCGCCCTGCTTGCGGCGGCAGACGTGCTGGTGACGGGCGATTCGGGCCCCATGCATCTTGCGGGTGCTGTGGGCACGCCGGTCGTCGCCTTGTTCGGGCCCACGACGCGGGAGTGGGGTTTCTTCCCGGAAGGCCCGCACGATGTCGTCCTCGAACCGGATATGCCCTGTCGCCCATGTTCGTTGCACGGCAGCAGGCGATGTCGCGAGACGGTGGGCTGTATGGCGCGCCTTAGCCCCGAAACAGTCGTCGCGGCGGTCATGGGCGTGCTGGGACGTGATGCTGCAGACGATGTCGCGGCGGTGGCGAAGGGGGCAGCGGGGCGTTAG